One Scylla paramamosain isolate STU-SP2022 chromosome 7, ASM3559412v1, whole genome shotgun sequence DNA window includes the following coding sequences:
- the LOC135101772 gene encoding multiple epidermal growth factor-like domains protein 6, translating to MNSGTDCAEGRWGEGCRQQCKCAGSSLCDPMSGECFCPAGLKGRKCRRECPRGRYGVDCKQCKNGGTCDRVTGQCECRDNYYGATCSLTCPSATYGPGCNQTCECEHGGVCDATGACNCPAGYSGTLCEISCQPGTRGHRCSSQCRCKNDAVCHPATGECQCGLGWTGPFCDQASDPGMYGPDCRMDCACHHNVSCDRFSGCCECGPGRYGRYCELGFYGAYCTSVCDCRNGATCDPKTGQCRCPPGFMGDTCGEMCPQACVEGKYGPGCQQVCECYHGGSCHPATGHCSCTPGWLGPTCREEDVSYVTTSDQRGRADIPVELS from the exons ATGAACTCTGGCACAGACTGTGCCGAGGGGCGGTGGGGCGAAGGATGTCGCCAGCAGTGCAAATGTGCAGGATCATCCCTGTGCGACCCGATGAGTGGGGAGTGTTTCTGTCCCGCGGGACTCAAGGGCAGGAAGTGCCGCAGGGAATGTCCGAGGGGCAGGTACGGCGTCGACTGTAAGCAG TGTAAAAATGGTGGGACGTGTGACCGCGTGACTGGCCAGTGTGAGTGTCGCGACAACTACTATGGCGCCACCTGCTCCCTCACTTGTCCCTCCGCCACTTACGGGCCAGGATGTAATCAG ACGTGCGAATGTGAGCATGGCGGGGTGTGTGATGCGACAGGGGCGTGCAACTGCCCAGCAGGGTACAGTGGCACGCTTTGCGAGATCTCCTGCCAGCCCGGTACTAGGGGCCACCGCTGCAGCTCTCAGTGTCGCTGTAAAAACGACGCTGTCTGCCATCCAG CTACTGGAGAATGCCAGTGTGGGCTGGGATGGACAGGACCATTCTGCGACCAGGCGTCCGATCCAGGCATGTATGGACCTGACTGCCGCATGGACTGTGCCTGTCACCACAATGTTTCTTGCGACCGCTTCTCTGGCTGCTGCGAGTGTGGTCCCGGCAGATACGGGCGTTATTGCGAGTTAG GGTTCTATGGGGCGTATTGCACTAGTGTGTGTGACTGCCGCAACGGTGCCACGTGTGACCCTAAGACTGGCCAGTGCCGCTGTCCCCCGGGTTTTATGGGTGACACTTGTGGAGAAATGTGTCCACAAG CATGTGTGGAGGGCAAATATGGTCCCGGTTGTCAGCAAGTGTGTGAATGTTACCATGGCGGCAGCTGCCATCCCGCCACTGGCCACTGTTCTTGTACCCCGGGTTGGCTGGGACCCACCTGCCGCGAGGAGGATG TCTCCTACGTGACGACCAGCGACCAGCGTGGCCGAGCAGACATCCCAGTGGAGCTGAGCTGA
- the LOC135102157 gene encoding uncharacterized protein LOC135102157 has product MLARPVTPPRECARVRLANAAITVPTLARRTDGEATVNTCVCVIMVERVTACQGRVCEPRATPVPRVKRGVLREPLEVDVNIPVCVSTVPTVSTTPGRVCVPPGTPAHTASENAGRIVTVQGVSSSASVGTEVNVILRVGCASVPQDGGDHRARNPVLKGSGERDVNAYATVSKKQVAMRSQASASVLQASLVTGVSSSALWVSTGKAAARSAAVGRLSRVTT; this is encoded by the exons ATGTTGGCGCGACCTGTGACCCCGCCACGGGAGTGTGCTCGTGTCCGCCTGGCAAACGCGGCCATCACTGTTCCAACA CTTGCCCGGAGGACCGATGGGGAAGCGACTGTCAacacgtgtgtttgtgtcataATGGTGGAACGTGTGACCGCGTGTCAAGGGCGTGTGTGTGAACCCCGGGCTACACCGGTGCCACGTGTCAAGAGAGGTGTCCTACGGGAACCTTTGGAAGTGGATGTCAACATACCTGTTTGTGTCAGCACGGTACCAACTGTCAGCACGACACcggggcgtgtgtgtgtcccccCGGGTACACCGGCACACACTGCCAGCGAG AATGCGGGCCGGATAGTTACGGTGCAGGGTGTGTCTTCAAGTGCGAGTGTCGGCACGGAGGTGAATGTGATCCTGAGAGTGGGGTGTGCAAGTGTGCCCCAGGATGGCGGGGACCACCGTGCCAGAAATCCTGTCCTAAAG GGAAGTGGGGAGCGGGATGTGAACGCGTATGCGACTGTGAGCAAGAAGCAAGTTGCCATGCGATCACAGGCCAGTGCCAGTGTCCTCCAGGCTTCATTGGTGACAGGTGTCAGTTCA TCTGCGCTCTGGGTCAGTACGGGGAAAGCTGCAGCAAGGAGTGCCGCTGTGGGCCGTCTCAGCCGTGTGACCACGTGA
- the LOC135101773 gene encoding multiple epidermal growth factor-like domains protein 6, producing the protein MEVINSCLENNGGCQHMCQHGPDRAICTCHPGYQLQPDGRSCQDADECEAGSHRCQQECVNSEGGYACACTQGFTLSSDTFTCLDVNECSMENGGCEHECQNTQGSFTCSCRRGYVLVDEVHCDILGGNYDVDYSGYSIRGDQDMGSTAIEDYSTVLDGETTRNRDAWNDVTYAENSKIITLQTRCVPGHFGPNCSLTCNDCPGECDSSGCVCPPGRTGPICELECPSGFYGPICNEASPAYRVCRCENGGTCDPVTGNCTCPPSVSLEFCEDGCPAAPQTGVNIILEHTTMMMIVTFTSQSGVCECKAGYVGIDCSKECPESGKVGRRVSA; encoded by the exons ATGGAGGTCATTAACTCTTGTCTTGAAAACAACGGTGGTTGCCAGCACATGTGCCAGCACGGGCCAGACAGAGCCATTTGCACCTGTCACCCGGGATACCAGCTACAACCTGATGGGCGCTCCTGTCAG GATGCGGACGAGTGTGAGGCTGGAAGCCATCGGTGCCAACAAGAGTGTGTGAATAGCGAAGGAGGCTACGCCTGCGCTTGCACACAAGGCTTCACATTGAGCTCTGACACCTTCACTTGCCTGG ATGTGAATGAATGTTCAATGGAGAACGGTGGATGCGAGCACGAGTGCCAGAACACGCAAGGCTCCTTCACGTGTTCTTGCCGCAGAGGCTACGTTCTGGTCGACGAAGTCCACTGCGATA TCTTGGGCGGTAACTACGACGTTGACTACTCTGGCTACAGCATCCGAGGCGACCAGGACATGGGTTCGACAGCCATAGAGGACTACTCGACGGTGCTGGACGGCGAGACGACCAGAAACCGTGACGCGTGGAATGACGTAACTTACGCAGAGAACAGCAAGATCATTACCCTCCAGACGC GTTGCGTCCCTGGACATTTTGGACCTAACTGTTCCCTCACGTGTAACGACTGTCCCGGGGAATGCGACAGCTCGGGGTGTGTGTGTCCCCCGGGCAGGACTGGACCCATCTGCGAACTTGAGTGTCCCTCGGGTTTCTACGGACCCATCTGTAACGAGGCGAGTCCTGCTTACCGA GTGTGTCGCTGTGAGAACGGCGGCACATGTGATCCCGTGACTGGCAACTGCACGTGTCCACCAAGCGTGTCCTTAGAATTTTGTGAAGACGGCTGCCCTGCAG CTCCGCAGACCGGAGTCAATATTATACTCGAGCACACAACCATGATGATGATCGTAACCTTTACTTCCCAGAGTGGGGTGTGCGAGTGTAAAGCAGGATATGTTGGCATTGACTGCTCCAAAGAGTGCCCAGAAAGTGGGAAAGTGGGGCGCCGGGTGTCTGCATGA
- the LOC135102158 gene encoding multiple epidermal growth factor-like domains protein 6 isoform X3 translates to MCCCSPGYRLRRDGRTCQDVNECEFHNGGCSHECANTVGSYRCLCGPGSRLMPDGRTCVASPSCATRRRPNMACRLAGEASCGVRNGGCDHYCDDTAGRPKCSCRPGYILGQDGRRCEAADPCVVDNGGCQHICLQEQGRARCTCQRGFTLANDRVSCVDLDECNIPGTCSQ, encoded by the exons ATGTGTTGCTGCAGCCCGGGGTACAGACTGAGGCGTGACGGCCGCACGTGTCAAG atgtgaatgagtgtgagttTCACAACGGCGGATGCTCTCACGAATGTGCCAACACTGTGGGCTCCTACCGCTGTCTCTGTGGTCCCGGGAGCCGCCTGATGCCCGACGGACGCACCTGTGTTG CTTCGCCCTCTTGTGCCACGAGACGCAGACCTAACATGGCGTGTCGTCTTGCAGGTGAGGCTTCGTGTGGCGTGAGGAATGGCGGCTGTGACCATTACTGCGACGACACCGCGGGCAGGCCAAAGTGCTCCTGCCGGCCCGG GTACATACTTGGCCAAGACGGACGGCGATGCGAGGCGGCGGATCCCTGCGTGGTGGATAACGGTGGCTGTCAACACATCTGCCTACAAGAGCAGGGCCGTGCACGCTGCACATGTCAAAGAGGGTTTACTTTGGCTAACGACCGTGTTTCGTGTGTTGACCTTGATGAGTGTAATATACCAGGCACCTGCAGTCAGTAA
- the LOC135102158 gene encoding multiple epidermal growth factor-like domains protein 6 isoform X1 translates to MQEERKDGRWCRGEHSQHMQEENRDECQVNNGGCEHSCKNTVGSFMCCCSPGYRLRRDGRTCQDVNECEFHNGGCSHECANTVGSYRCLCGPGSRLMPDGRTCVASPSCATRRRPNMACRLAGEASCGVRNGGCDHYCDDTAGRPKCSCRPGYILGQDGRRCEAADPCVVDNGGCQHICLQEQGRARCTCQRGFTLANDRVSCVDLDECNIPGTCSQ, encoded by the exons ACCGCGACGAGTGTCAGGTGAACAATGGCGGATGCGAACACTCCTGCAAGAACACCGTGGGCTCCTTCATGTGTTGCTGCAGCCCGGGGTACAGACTGAGGCGTGACGGCCGCACGTGTCAAG atgtgaatgagtgtgagttTCACAACGGCGGATGCTCTCACGAATGTGCCAACACTGTGGGCTCCTACCGCTGTCTCTGTGGTCCCGGGAGCCGCCTGATGCCCGACGGACGCACCTGTGTTG CTTCGCCCTCTTGTGCCACGAGACGCAGACCTAACATGGCGTGTCGTCTTGCAGGTGAGGCTTCGTGTGGCGTGAGGAATGGCGGCTGTGACCATTACTGCGACGACACCGCGGGCAGGCCAAAGTGCTCCTGCCGGCCCGG GTACATACTTGGCCAAGACGGACGGCGATGCGAGGCGGCGGATCCCTGCGTGGTGGATAACGGTGGCTGTCAACACATCTGCCTACAAGAGCAGGGCCGTGCACGCTGCACATGTCAAAGAGGGTTTACTTTGGCTAACGACCGTGTTTCGTGTGTTGACCTTGATGAGTGTAATATACCAGGCACCTGCAGTCAGTAA